From a region of the Acidicapsa acidisoli genome:
- a CDS encoding response regulator transcription factor: MNILIIEDNRRIGNILRQGLLEEGHQVSISERGDEGRDLLLNVPFDLAVLDIMLPGLDGFAVLQQIRAKRCGIPVLMLTARDTMPDIVHGLNLGADDYLTKPFQIQVFIARIRAISRRRPILEPACLYAGDLMLDTTNRVVLRDSESIVLSRKQYALLELLMRRKNQVVSRNLVREVGWSYDTDVSDGSIDFYIHSLRAKIDLKGQESQIRTVRALGYMLVSPR, translated from the coding sequence ATGAACATCCTCATCATCGAAGACAACAGAAGGATCGGCAATATCCTCCGCCAAGGACTCCTGGAAGAGGGACATCAAGTATCGATATCTGAGCGTGGAGATGAAGGCCGGGATTTGTTGTTGAATGTCCCATTCGATCTTGCCGTCCTTGACATTATGCTTCCTGGTCTCGATGGATTTGCCGTGCTCCAGCAGATACGTGCCAAGAGATGTGGCATTCCGGTGTTAATGCTGACGGCGCGCGATACGATGCCTGACATTGTGCACGGATTGAATCTTGGAGCCGACGATTATCTGACCAAGCCATTTCAAATTCAGGTCTTTATTGCCAGGATTCGAGCCATCAGCAGGCGCCGGCCCATACTCGAGCCTGCCTGCTTGTATGCGGGTGACCTGATGCTGGATACGACTAACCGAGTGGTTCTTCGAGACAGCGAGTCGATAGTCCTCTCAAGAAAACAATATGCTTTGCTCGAGTTGCTGATGAGGCGCAAGAATCAAGTTGTCAGCAGAAATCTGGTTCGGGAAGTCGGCTGGTCCTACGATACGGATGTTAGCGACGGCAGCATCGACTTTTACATACACAGCCTGCGTGCGAAGATCGACTTGAAGGGCCAGGAGAGCCAAATCCGGACGGTTCGTGCGCTTGGTTATATGCTGGTCTCACCGAGATGA
- a CDS encoding sensor histidine kinase: protein MFTVATMVGLGGFSFWYLDRALASSRRRTMEAREDRLVEFVNAWPNSGSPVPLVRKLQQLTLAIASTDIIQIYDLNGRIVYSSPGPSDLKVPWPNQDCTERCYGLVRQNAHRIRTINHVITLDGQRYRLSLSGKIDEHFDVLNAIRNSYFLVCPLMLLLSVGGGFIVSGRALEPISRINVEAQKIGIQELQRRIPVPETGDELQTLTVTWNQLLERLEIAVERLTQFTSDISHDLSTTITVMMTTAGLALSRDRSPEEYRIALQNINVECEATAELLDTLLAIARADLVHQKIEWKAINLTDLVIEVSQQFQPRAIVKGQTITLQVEDEIWTNGDLSLLRRMTSILLDNAIKYTPESGIVTVSLARRQNSLELRVSDTGIGIPEHAIPRIFDRFYRVEESRTENEESNGLGLAIAKWVVEAHRSTIDVVSKPGQGSTFTVSIPQVAQTEHTDAAYAPLS, encoded by the coding sequence GTGTTCACTGTCGCGACGATGGTCGGGCTGGGCGGCTTCTCGTTTTGGTATTTGGATCGTGCTCTCGCCAGTTCGCGCAGGCGCACGATGGAAGCTCGCGAAGATCGCCTCGTGGAATTCGTAAATGCCTGGCCTAACTCGGGCTCTCCGGTTCCTTTGGTACGGAAGCTGCAACAACTGACCCTCGCAATTGCATCGACCGACATCATCCAGATCTATGACCTGAACGGTAGGATCGTCTACTCTTCCCCGGGGCCCAGTGATCTGAAGGTACCGTGGCCAAACCAGGATTGCACAGAGCGGTGCTACGGCTTAGTGCGCCAAAATGCACATCGAATTAGGACCATCAATCATGTCATCACGCTTGATGGCCAACGGTACCGTCTTTCTCTCTCCGGTAAGATCGACGAGCATTTTGATGTCCTCAACGCAATTCGCAACTCCTATTTTTTGGTATGTCCACTCATGTTGCTCCTGTCGGTAGGTGGCGGTTTTATTGTGAGTGGTCGTGCGCTCGAGCCAATCAGCCGAATCAACGTTGAAGCACAGAAAATTGGGATCCAGGAGTTGCAGCGGCGAATTCCTGTGCCAGAAACAGGCGACGAACTGCAGACTCTCACGGTGACCTGGAACCAGTTACTCGAACGATTGGAGATCGCAGTCGAAAGACTCACTCAATTCACAAGCGATATCTCTCATGATTTGAGTACGACCATCACAGTCATGATGACAACAGCAGGGTTAGCCCTTAGCAGAGACCGGTCTCCCGAGGAGTATCGCATTGCTCTCCAGAATATCAACGTCGAATGCGAGGCGACGGCTGAGCTTCTCGACACCTTGCTCGCAATCGCGAGGGCTGATCTCGTTCATCAGAAGATCGAATGGAAGGCGATCAATCTTACGGACCTTGTCATCGAGGTCTCACAGCAGTTTCAACCGCGAGCAATCGTCAAAGGACAGACGATTACACTTCAGGTAGAGGATGAAATCTGGACAAACGGGGATTTGTCCCTGCTACGGCGAATGACCTCGATACTGCTCGACAACGCGATCAAATATACGCCGGAATCCGGAATCGTGACGGTCTCACTTGCACGGCGACAGAACTCTCTTGAGCTGCGGGTGAGTGATACCGGCATTGGTATTCCGGAACATGCAATTCCAAGGATATTTGATCGTTTTTACCGGGTTGAAGAGTCTAGAACCGAAAACGAGGAAAGTAACGGACTGGGGTTAGCGATCGCGAAGTGGGTGGTTGAAGCTCATCGGTCGACCATTGATGTTGTCTCGAAGCCCGGACAAGGTAGCACCTTTACTGTATCCATACCCCAAGTAGCTCAGACGGAACACACTGATG